The Mannheimia pernigra sequence CCACGCAGGCAGTAAAATATCAAACATATCTATTCCAAATAACAAGCGGTTGATTTTTCATAAAATTTTGCAAATTTTATGAATATTATTTATATCGTTTTATTTCACTCAATTCATCTTGTGATTTCAGCCACGCTATTTTTTCTTTAATCTGTTTTTCCATTCCTCGTTCTGTCGGGAAATACAATTGGGTATCTTTAAGTTCAGGAGGAAAATAATTTTCTCCTGCGGCATAAGCATTCGGTTCGTGATGGGCGTAGCGGTATCCTTCGCCATAGCCTAACGATTTCATTAAATTTGTTGGTGCATTTCGCAAATGCTCTGGCACATCGTAATCTTTCGCTTCTTTTGCTAAGCGTTTTGCTTCATTAAAGGCCTGATAAACTGCATTGCTTTTAGGCGCAACCGCAAGATAAATAATGGCTTGAGCTATGGCTCTTTCACCTTCATAAGCGCCAACTCGAGTAAAACAGTCCCAAGCGGCTATAGCAATTTGCATAGCACGTGGGTCGGCATTGCCTACATCTTCTGAAGCGATAGCCAATAAGCGTCTTGATACATAAAGCGGATCACCGCCAGCGGTTAAAATTCTAGCATACCAATATAAAGCACCATCTGGCGATGAACCTCGAATAGATTTATGAAGTGCCGAAATGAGATCGTAATAACGATCTCCGCCCTTATCAAAACGTGCTTGTCTCTCGCCCAATACATCGCTAAGCAATATTTTATTTAACACTTTATGAGGGAAATTTTCTGCCATATCTACCATTAATTCGAGGCAATTTAAGGCAAAGCGAGCATCACCATTCACATAATCGGCAAGCAATTTCAGCACATCATCTTCAATTAATAATTTTTCATTACCGAGCCCACGCTCTTTATCTGCCACCGCCATTTGCAAAATTTCTAAAATTTCGACCGCTTGTAATGGCTTTAAAATATAAATTTTGGCACGAGAGAGTAAAGCATTATTTAGCTCAAACGAAGGATTTTCAGTCGTCGCACCAATAAAAATGATTGTGCCATCTTCAATATGAGGTAAAAACGCATCTTGCTGGCTTTTATTGAAGCGATGAACTTCATCAACAAAAATCAGTGTTCGTCTTCCCGCTTGTCGGTTTAATTTTGCCTGCTCAATGGCTTCTCGAATCTCTTTCACGCCACTGGTGACAGCTGAAATGCGTTCTACTTCTGCATCAAAATGATGTGCAATAATTTCAGCTAATGTCGTTTTACCCGTTCCTGGAGGCCCCCAAAAAATCATTGAATGGATAAGCCTTGCTTCAATCGCTCTACGCAATGATTTTCCTTCGCCAATGAGATGAGATTGCCCTACATATTCGCTCAAATTTTGAGGACGCATTCTTGCCGCTAGCGGTCGGAAATCTTCAGCAAAATCAAAAGATAAACTGTTCATATTGGCTCTTAGCGTAAACGAAGTTGACGGCGGATATGACGCATGAGTAGGAAAATCCAAGGCCAAAGCACACCGCTAATCGCTGCACCTAAGATTTGTTGAGCGTTAAATTCTGCACTGTGTAAAACAAATTCAACGACAAAAATAGCAAAACGAATCAACACAATATATGCCATCACCAATAAACTTTGTAACCAAAGAGATAAGTTACGTAAAATAAGATGATATTTTGCTACAAAATAAATGGCAACGGATAGCACTAAAGTATGAATGCCTAAAATTGAGCCCAAAATGAGATCCCACACGATACCTGCTAAAAAAGCAGTGCCAATACTGATTTTATCTGGTAGGGCTAATGCCCAATAAATGAGTACTAATACAATCCAAGTTGGACGTAATCCTTGAAATCCAATTGGCCAAGGCATTATTTCCAGCACAAAAGCAACTATAAAAATTGCAAGCATAACTAGAATCTGAAAAATTGGATTTGTTCTCATTATTCAGCTCCTTGTTCTATGTGATTCTCTTCGTGGCTTTCAATATCAGGTTGTGATGCTGGATTTTCATCTATTTCTTCTACATCTTGCTCTTCTTTAGTCTCTAACTGAACCTCTGTTTTCTTATTTGACATCTGTTTTAATCGCTCAAACGGATTTACGCTATTACGCCTTTCTTCAACAATTTCACGCACTTGTTCAGGCGATAAACTTTGACTGTAATTTTTCTCTTCCGCTATTGGCCAAAGCAATAATAAATAACGCAGGCGATCAAATGAAGCTAACGGGCGAGCAACAATTCTAGCAAACTGACTTTTTGTATCATTTTCTACCGTTTCTACAATCGCAACTGGATAACCTTCTGGAAAACGACCACCTAGGCCTGATGTAACTAACACATCTCCTTTTACTACATCAATAGAACGAGGTAGATTATCAACGACCAATTCTTTGTTTAAACCTGTACCATTAACAATTCCACGAACATCGTTACGTAGCACCTGAACTGGGGTGGCATGAGTAATATCGGTTAAAAGTAGAACACGACTGGATTTTTCTCCTACGGAAATAATTTGTCCTACAACGCCTCTTTCATCAATCACTGGCTGTCCAACAAAAGCACCATCTAACCGACCTTGATTAATAACAACTTGCTGACGGTAGGTATCCATTTCTGCTGCCAAAACTTCTCCAATTTTTTTGTATTCATCTTGGCGAAGCGGGGAACTAAGCAACAATCTTAAACGTTGATTTTCTACTTTTAACTGATCAAGCAGTAATAAATCTGCACTTTTTTCTCTTAATTGCTCTTTTAAAGAGTTATTCTCCATTTGTAATTTATTGTTATCAATAAAATTACCACTCACACCATCTAAGATTGAGCGAGGCGTATTCGCAAAATAATATAATCCACTCACTGCTGTTTCTAACATATTTCGAGCTTGAATCATCAATGAGCTTCGACCATCAGAAATAATCAAGATAATAGATAATATTATGGCAATAATCAGACGCATCCCTAAAGACGGCGTTTTAGCAAAAATTGGTTTCATCAGAGAAGTATAATGTAAAATTTATGGGAATATATA is a genomic window containing:
- the mreD gene encoding rod shape-determining protein MreD; amino-acid sequence: MRTNPIFQILVMLAIFIVAFVLEIMPWPIGFQGLRPTWIVLVLIYWALALPDKISIGTAFLAGIVWDLILGSILGIHTLVLSVAIYFVAKYHLILRNLSLWLQSLLVMAYIVLIRFAIFVVEFVLHSAEFNAQQILGAAISGVLWPWIFLLMRHIRRQLRLR
- the mreC gene encoding rod shape-determining protein MreC: MKPIFAKTPSLGMRLIIAIILSIILIISDGRSSLMIQARNMLETAVSGLYYFANTPRSILDGVSGNFIDNNKLQMENNSLKEQLREKSADLLLLDQLKVENQRLRLLLSSPLRQDEYKKIGEVLAAEMDTYRQQVVINQGRLDGAFVGQPVIDERGVVGQIISVGEKSSRVLLLTDITHATPVQVLRNDVRGIVNGTGLNKELVVDNLPRSIDVVKGDVLVTSGLGGRFPEGYPVAIVETVENDTKSQFARIVARPLASFDRLRYLLLLWPIAEEKNYSQSLSPEQVREIVEERRNSVNPFERLKQMSNKKTEVQLETKEEQDVEEIDENPASQPDIESHEENHIEQGAE
- a CDS encoding replication-associated recombination protein A, whose translation is MNSLSFDFAEDFRPLAARMRPQNLSEYVGQSHLIGEGKSLRRAIEARLIHSMIFWGPPGTGKTTLAEIIAHHFDAEVERISAVTSGVKEIREAIEQAKLNRQAGRRTLIFVDEVHRFNKSQQDAFLPHIEDGTIIFIGATTENPSFELNNALLSRAKIYILKPLQAVEILEILQMAVADKERGLGNEKLLIEDDVLKLLADYVNGDARFALNCLELMVDMAENFPHKVLNKILLSDVLGERQARFDKGGDRYYDLISALHKSIRGSSPDGALYWYARILTAGGDPLYVSRRLLAIASEDVGNADPRAMQIAIAAWDCFTRVGAYEGERAIAQAIIYLAVAPKSNAVYQAFNEAKRLAKEAKDYDVPEHLRNAPTNLMKSLGYGEGYRYAHHEPNAYAAGENYFPPELKDTQLYFPTERGMEKQIKEKIAWLKSQDELSEIKRYK